The following are from one region of the Salvia splendens isolate huo1 chromosome 2, SspV2, whole genome shotgun sequence genome:
- the LOC121774888 gene encoding uncharacterized protein LOC121774888, giving the protein MSLGELRGNEGKIPATVQQPERENISEVSLRSGKVYQSPSLPVVPPVSKPGPSQEEEGRSSPPDQAKGRDKGKAKMGGEPSGEGQGEEAEKVKPYPYRGMVTGKRDATIDVASMVKDVEVKVPLLTALKMPPISKFIKDYLAGKVNEEGRMITDENVSSVIQRSDLPSKKTDPGMFTLPISIGDIQVEHAMCDLGASINVLPYAIHKKLGEAKLVDTDIMIQLADRYCIHPERILEDVIVKVNNFLYPADFFVIKMIETAAKESSGVLLGRPFLSTASTIIDVCNGTISLDFNGVQFMFNIDEAMKRPVIYSVDVTEPLVHEYLEEEFLQRQFTDSAADEEVEREVVEWYEAMNVGEMDDQAIAKAVMDF; this is encoded by the coding sequence ATGTCGCTAGGAGAGCTGAGAGGAAACGAAGGAAAAATCCCTGCCACGGTGCAGCAGCCTGAGCGCGAGAACATTAGTGAAGTCTCCCTGAGGTCAGGGAAGGTATACCAGAGCCCCAGCCTACCTGTGGTACCACCAGTATCTAAGCCTGGACcgagccaagaagaagaaggaaggtCCAGTCCCCCTGATCAAGCTAAAGGAAGGGACAAAGGGAAAGCGAAAATGGGCGGCGAGCCCTCAGGAGAAGGTCAAGGAGAAGAAGCTGAGAAGGTCAAGCCATACCCATACCGCGGAATGGTCACTGGGAAGAGAGACGCCACGATCGATGTGGCCAGTATGGTCAAAGATGTGGAAGTCAAGGTGCCACTCTTGACGGCATTAAAGATGCCCCCAATCAGCAAGTTTATAAAGGACTACCTGGCAGGGAAGGTCAATGAAGAAGGGAGAATGATTACAGATGAAAATGTCTCTTCAGTAATCCAGCGGAGCGACCTTCCATCAAAGAAGACCGACCCAGGAAtgttcacactcccaatttcGATCGGAGATATTCAagtggagcacgcaatgtgcgattTAGGGGCATCCATCAATGTTCTGCCATATGCTATTCATAAAAAGCTGGGAGAAGCCAAGCTCGTCGATACTGATATCATGATACAGCTGGCCGACAGATATTGCATTCACCCGGAGAGGATTCTGGAAGATGTAATTGTGAAGGTGAACAATTTTCTGTACCcagccgacttcttcgtcatcaaGATGATAGAGACAGCAGCGAAGGAGTCCAGCGGAGTTCTGTTGGGAAGACCATTTCTGTCAACGGCCAGTACTATAATCGACGTCTGTAATGGGACGATCAGTCTGGATTTCAACGGAGTACAATTCATGTTCAACATTGACGAAGCAATGAAGAGGCCGGTGATATACTCGGTGGACGTGACCGAACCGCTGGTACATGAGTATCTGGAGGAGGAGTTCCTACAAAGGCAGTTCACTGACTCCGCTGCGGATGAAGAGGTTGAGAGAGAAGTCGTTGAATGGTATGAAGCCATGAATGTCGgtgaaatggatgatcaagccatagCGAAAGCGGTGATGGATTTTTGA